Proteins found in one Pelmatolapia mariae isolate MD_Pm_ZW linkage group LG7, Pm_UMD_F_2, whole genome shotgun sequence genomic segment:
- the LOC134630630 gene encoding GRAM domain-containing protein 2B-like, with the protein MVLMTEQADRPLTPLFSAEQLPCKDSQGNRSTSEVDNGGEGRQRKRGRSPADLQLCLETASDQSKSRRKPIGIRLKPVEQLSPVRSSLSPCDLETKFERKKWQPTQLSKTNTQFHKLFKEVSKDEQLKQSYTCALQRDILYQGKLFVSDNWICFHSKVFGKDTKISIPAMSVKLIKKTKTALLVPNALVIETPSDQHVFVSFLSRNTTYKLLKSICLHLEVDKSCGSPVTSSCENSFRIKCPSSLPLDFSRDFSDLDGVVQQRRQEMMESSSSGSQTPDYDKLADFSGLPGTFLNTAKSGEVSVHADIHLQTPSQKHGPALKSDPSKPTRGAAPKDKSSQPMSLQAILLIYMFLVGVLVLSSCYMAFKIVALEQRLNSLVSTGEHMYSDNTGSQRSQDEVNAEIYGELSTNLFKLEKIQKNLQKLLEET; encoded by the exons ATGGTACTGATGACCGAGCAGGCGGACAGACCTCTGACCCCGTTATTCTCAGCAGAACAACTTCCCTGCAAGGACTCCCAAGGGAACCGCTCGAC GTCTGAGGTGGACAATGGAGGCGAAGGGAGGCAGCGGAAGCGCGGAAGGTCACCTGCAGACCTCCAGCTCTGTCTGGAGACAGCGTCCGACCAGTCCAAGAGCAGGAGGAAACCAATCGGCATCAG ACTGAAACCTGTGGAGCAGCTTTCGCCAGTGCGCTCCAGTTTAAGTCCATGTGACTTAGAAACAAAGTTTGAAAGGAAGAAATGGCAGCCTACCCAg TTGTCAAAAACAAACACCCAGTTCCATAAGTTATTTAAGGAGGTCAGCAAAGATGAGCAGCTCAAGCAAA GTTACACTTGTGCCCTCCAGAGAGATATTTTGTATCAGGGCAAGTTGTTTGTCTCTGATAACTGGATCTGCTtccactccaaagtctttggcAAAGATACCAAG ATTTCAATCCCGGCGATGTCCGTGAAACTTATCAAAAAAACGAAAACAGCGCTGTTAGTGCCAAATGCCCTCGTGATCGAAACTCCGAGTGATCAG catgtgtttgtgtcattCCTCTCTCGAAACACCACCTACAAGCTCCTGAAGTCAATCTGCCTTCATTTAGAG GTGGATAAGTCTTGTGGCAGCCCCGTGACTTCCTCTTGTGAAAACAGCTTCAGAATCAAGTGCCCATCGTCACTTCCTCTG GACTTTTCTAGAGACTTCTCTGACCTCGATGGAGTTGTGCAGCAGAGACGGCAGGAAATGATGGAGAGCAGCAGCTCCGGGTCTCAGACTCCAGATTATGACAAGTTAGCTG ACTTCAGCGGCCTCCCAGGCACATTTCTGAACACAGCGAAGAGCGGAGAAGTTTCAGTCCACGCAGATATTCACCTCCAGACTCCCAGCCAAAAGCACGGACCCGCCCTCAAGAGCG ACCCAAGCAAGCCAACGCGGGGAGCTGCTCCAAAAGACAAGTCCTCACAGCCGATGTCGTTACAAGCCATCCTCCTCATCTATATGTTTCT AGTCGGCGTTCTTGTCTTGTCCTCCTGTTACATGGCGTTCAAGATTGTGGCTCTCGAGCAACGTTTGAACTCTTTGGTTTCGACAGGAGAACATATGTACAGTGA CAACACTGGGAGCCAAAGGTCACAGGATGAAGTGAATGCTGAGATCTACGGGGAACTGTCGACCAACCTGTTCAAGCTGGAGAAG ATTCAGAAAAACCTCCAGAAACTCCTGGAGGAGACTTAA